In a single window of the Gossypium hirsutum isolate 1008001.06 chromosome D02, Gossypium_hirsutum_v2.1, whole genome shotgun sequence genome:
- the LOC121214494 gene encoding uncharacterized protein, whose protein sequence is MSCYNISVHKYVQENQMGFLQWLFWDFTQSSASQRRTFCVAVRAIWGDRNNRLHNKGSKSGIEIGRFVNSYILELDSVGKNSRQTSITVKKWKKPMDSFVKINFDAAYERGQNKADIGVVARDKEGSVLLSCSEVHQRVSSAFGAEAIACRKALQIGVHMQWERVIIEGDSLSIIKKYKTKKPR, encoded by the coding sequence ATGTCCTGTTACAATATCAGTGTTCATAAATATGTGCAGGAAAACCAGATGGGGTTTCTACAGTGGTTATTCTGGGATTTTACACAAAGCTCGGCATCCCAGCGTCGGACCTTCTGTGTTGCAGTACGGGCCATTTGGGGAGATAGGAATAACAGACTGCATAACAAAGGGAGTAAATCTGGAATAGAAATAGGGAGATTTGTTAATAGCTACATTTTAGAGTTAGATTCAGTTGGTAAAAATAGTCGACAAACTTCCATAACtgttaaaaaatggaaaaaaccAATGGACAGTTTTGTCAAAATCAATTTTGATGCAGCATATGAAAGAGGACAAAATAAAGCGGATATCGGAGTTGTGGCCAGAGATAAAGAGGGTTCAGTTCTCTTATCTTGTTCGGAGGTTCATCAAAGGGTTTCCTCAGCCTTCGGAGCGGAAGCAATTGCGTGTCGAAAAGCTCTCCAGATCGGAGTTCACATGCAGTGGGAAAGAGTTATTATTGAAGGAGACTCTTTATCAATAATAAAGAAATACAAAACAAAAAAGCCCAGATAA
- the LOC107910548 gene encoding polygalacturonase At1g48100 isoform X1, producing the protein MWSFSQRGILRIISATSSGKIDLASAYCLLLMELGRGLLFIWILAILSFHHCSSNANARYHYHKKHKPKGSPGKSPVHVPAPPKNSDPPSIPSDPYPNDPGDTTGSIFDVTSYGAVGDGCSDDTAAFMEAWKAACAVESATVLVPSDKVFMITSTIFPGPCKPGLALQVDGVLMPPDGPDCWPKADSRQQWLVFYRLNDMKLTGNGVIEGNGQKWWDLPCKPHRGPNGSTLPGPCDSPTMIRFFMSSNLVVSGIKIQNSPQFHMKFDGCEGVLIEKLVISTPKLSPNTDGIHIGNTKSVGIYNSMISNGDDCISIGPGCLDVHIEGVTCGPSHGISIGSLGVHNSQACVSNITVRNTVIRESDNGVRIKTWQGGTGSVSGISFENIQMENVRNCINIDQYYCLQKACLNQTSAVYVRDVQYRNIKGSYDVRNTPIHFACSDTVACTNITMADVELMPHEGELMEEPFCWNAYGIEETLSIPPIGCLLKGMPHVITESSQYSCSNENGRF; encoded by the exons ATGTGGTCTTTCAGCCAGCGAGGTATACTGAGAATCATCTCGGCTACATCCTCCGGAAAG ATTGATTTGGCTTCAGCTTATTGTCTGCTGCTAATGGAACTTGGTCGTGGATTATTATTCATTTGGATTTTGGCAATTCTTTCCTTTCATCATTGTTCAAGCAATGCAAATGCAAGATATCATTACCACAAGAAGCATAAACCCAAAGGCTCCCCTGGGAAGTCACCTGTTCATGTCCCTGCTCCTCCCAAAAACTCTGACCCTCCATCTATTCCTTCAGACCCTTATCCCAATGATCCCGGGGATACAACAGGCAGCATCTTCGACGTCACTTCTTACGGTGCGGTGGGGGACGGTTGTTCAGATGACACTGCAGCATTCATGGAAGCATGGAAAGCTGCTTGTGCAGTAGAATCAGCCACTGTTTTGGTTCCTTCAGATAAAGTTTTCATGATCACTTCCACTATCTTCCCAGGGCCATGCAAACCTGGACTTGCCCTTCAA GTTGATGGGGTCCTAATGCCACCGGATGGACCTGATTGCTGGCCAAAAGCAGATAGCCGTCAGCAATGGCTTGTGTTTTATAGACTTAATGATATGAAACTCACTGGGAATGGTGTCATTGAAGGAAATGGACAGAAGTGGTGGGATCTCCCTTGCAAACCTCACAGG GGTCCAAATGGTTCAACTCTGCCAGGACCTTGTGACAGCCCTACT ATGATCAGGTTCTTTATGAGCTCCAATTTAGTAGTCAGTGGCATAAAGATCCAAAACAGTCCTCAGTTTCATATGAAATTCGATGGGTGCGAAGGGGTTTTGATAGAAAAACTAGTGATATCAACCCCTAAACTTAGCCCGAACACCGATGGAATCCACATTGGAAACACAAAATCTGTTGGTATATACAATTCAATGATAAGCAACG GAGATGATTGCATTTCGATCGGTCCAGGATGCTTGGATGTGCACATTGAAGGTGTTACTTGTGGTCCAAGTCACGGGATCAG CATTGGGAGCCTTGGGGTGCATAATTCGCAGGCATGTGTTTCGAACATAACCGTTCGAAACACAGTGATAAGAGAATCAGACAATGGGGTAAGGATCAAGACATGGCAAGGGGGCACAGGTTCTGTATCAGGCATATCATTTGAGAACATCCAGATGGAGAATGTTAGAAACTGCATAAACATAGACCAATACTACTGTTTGCAAAAGGCATGCCTAAACCAAACATCTGCTGTTTATGTAAGAGATGTGCAATATAGGAACATTAAAGGCAGCTATGACGTGAGAAATACTCCGATCCATTTCGCGTGCAGCGACACAGTGGCTTGCACGAACATAACAATGGCAGATGTTGAGCTTATGCCACACGAAGGTGAATTAATGGAGGAACCATTTTGTTGGAATGCTTATGGAATTGAAGAGACATTAAGTATACCCCCCATTGGTTGCTTACTGAAAGGGATGCCGCATGTCATAACAGAGAGTTCTCAGTATAGTTGCTCAAATGAGAATGGTAGATTTTag
- the LOC107910548 gene encoding polygalacturonase At1g48100 isoform X2, whose product MELGRGLLFIWILAILSFHHCSSNANARYHYHKKHKPKGSPGKSPVHVPAPPKNSDPPSIPSDPYPNDPGDTTGSIFDVTSYGAVGDGCSDDTAAFMEAWKAACAVESATVLVPSDKVFMITSTIFPGPCKPGLALQVDGVLMPPDGPDCWPKADSRQQWLVFYRLNDMKLTGNGVIEGNGQKWWDLPCKPHRGPNGSTLPGPCDSPTMIRFFMSSNLVVSGIKIQNSPQFHMKFDGCEGVLIEKLVISTPKLSPNTDGIHIGNTKSVGIYNSMISNGDDCISIGPGCLDVHIEGVTCGPSHGISIGSLGVHNSQACVSNITVRNTVIRESDNGVRIKTWQGGTGSVSGISFENIQMENVRNCINIDQYYCLQKACLNQTSAVYVRDVQYRNIKGSYDVRNTPIHFACSDTVACTNITMADVELMPHEGELMEEPFCWNAYGIEETLSIPPIGCLLKGMPHVITESSQYSCSNENGRF is encoded by the exons ATGGAACTTGGTCGTGGATTATTATTCATTTGGATTTTGGCAATTCTTTCCTTTCATCATTGTTCAAGCAATGCAAATGCAAGATATCATTACCACAAGAAGCATAAACCCAAAGGCTCCCCTGGGAAGTCACCTGTTCATGTCCCTGCTCCTCCCAAAAACTCTGACCCTCCATCTATTCCTTCAGACCCTTATCCCAATGATCCCGGGGATACAACAGGCAGCATCTTCGACGTCACTTCTTACGGTGCGGTGGGGGACGGTTGTTCAGATGACACTGCAGCATTCATGGAAGCATGGAAAGCTGCTTGTGCAGTAGAATCAGCCACTGTTTTGGTTCCTTCAGATAAAGTTTTCATGATCACTTCCACTATCTTCCCAGGGCCATGCAAACCTGGACTTGCCCTTCAA GTTGATGGGGTCCTAATGCCACCGGATGGACCTGATTGCTGGCCAAAAGCAGATAGCCGTCAGCAATGGCTTGTGTTTTATAGACTTAATGATATGAAACTCACTGGGAATGGTGTCATTGAAGGAAATGGACAGAAGTGGTGGGATCTCCCTTGCAAACCTCACAGG GGTCCAAATGGTTCAACTCTGCCAGGACCTTGTGACAGCCCTACT ATGATCAGGTTCTTTATGAGCTCCAATTTAGTAGTCAGTGGCATAAAGATCCAAAACAGTCCTCAGTTTCATATGAAATTCGATGGGTGCGAAGGGGTTTTGATAGAAAAACTAGTGATATCAACCCCTAAACTTAGCCCGAACACCGATGGAATCCACATTGGAAACACAAAATCTGTTGGTATATACAATTCAATGATAAGCAACG GAGATGATTGCATTTCGATCGGTCCAGGATGCTTGGATGTGCACATTGAAGGTGTTACTTGTGGTCCAAGTCACGGGATCAG CATTGGGAGCCTTGGGGTGCATAATTCGCAGGCATGTGTTTCGAACATAACCGTTCGAAACACAGTGATAAGAGAATCAGACAATGGGGTAAGGATCAAGACATGGCAAGGGGGCACAGGTTCTGTATCAGGCATATCATTTGAGAACATCCAGATGGAGAATGTTAGAAACTGCATAAACATAGACCAATACTACTGTTTGCAAAAGGCATGCCTAAACCAAACATCTGCTGTTTATGTAAGAGATGTGCAATATAGGAACATTAAAGGCAGCTATGACGTGAGAAATACTCCGATCCATTTCGCGTGCAGCGACACAGTGGCTTGCACGAACATAACAATGGCAGATGTTGAGCTTATGCCACACGAAGGTGAATTAATGGAGGAACCATTTTGTTGGAATGCTTATGGAATTGAAGAGACATTAAGTATACCCCCCATTGGTTGCTTACTGAAAGGGATGCCGCATGTCATAACAGAGAGTTCTCAGTATAGTTGCTCAAATGAGAATGGTAGATTTTag